One window of the Manihot esculenta cultivar AM560-2 chromosome 14, M.esculenta_v8, whole genome shotgun sequence genome contains the following:
- the LOC122721707 gene encoding uncharacterized protein LOC122721707: protein MLVLEFKKFISFLLIQLISGQPRLTLIVKGDRTDKKDTSAFNTWKDIIIPGNVDDGMTRRGTPMVQPLPLSKRKYLANYLGRAQGKVGRLKLIELAKQYPDKLESPELKFSGPDKLGRMEYFQNLRNAKFCLAPRGESSWTLRFYESFFVVSLSQTQIHICGLLLLHTRGFLEHLC, encoded by the exons AT GCTCGTGCTGGAATTCAAGAAGTTCATTTCCTTCCTTTTAATCCAACTGATAAGCGGACAGCCTCGACTTACATTGATAGTGAAG GGGGATAGGACTGATAAAAAAGATACAAGTGCTTTTAATACATGGAAAGATATCATTATTCCTGGCAATGTGGATGATGGGATGACCAGAAGAGGAACTCCCATGGTTCAACCTTTGCCATTATCAAAGAGGAAGTACTTGGCAAACTATCTAGGTCGTGCACAAGGAAAAGTTGGCCGTCTTAAGTTAATAGAGCTTGCAAAGCAATATCCAGATAAG TTGGAATCTCCAGAATTGAAGTTTAGTGGCCCTGACAAGCTTGGGAGGATGGAATATTTTCAAAACCTGAGGAATGCCAAATTCTGCCTCGCTCCACGTGGAGAGTCTTCTTGGACACTTCGCTTTTATGAGTCCTTTTTTGtggtctctctctctcaaacacAAATACACATTTGCGGTCTTTTGCTGTTGCATACCAG AGGCTTTCTGGAGCATCTTTGCTAA